From Aspergillus fumigatus Af293 chromosome 5, whole genome shotgun sequence, a single genomic window includes:
- a CDS encoding nucleotide triphosphate diphosphatase NUDT15, protein MMNPRVGVGVVVLNNEGKVVLGKRKGSHGAGTWAFPGGHLEFGESFEACAVREVLEETGLSIHDVRFLTATNDVMEAEGKHYITVYVGARVREDKGQPQQPQIMEPEKCDEWRWISWEDVRSWFNKQVQTEGMETRDDQPKLFIPLFNLFRQRPTFDPKKSYDSAQA, encoded by the exons ATGATGAATCCAAGAGTAGGAGTTGGAGTCGTCGTCCTGAACAATGAAGGGAAGGTCGTTCTGGGCAAGAGGAAGGGAAGCCATGGTGCCG GAACTTGGGCATTTCCTGGCGGCCATCTCGAGTTTGGCGAGTCCTTTGAAGCCTGCGCAGTACGGGAAGTTCTTGAAGAGACAGGCCTGTCAATACACGACGTACGTTTCCTGACTGCTACGAACGACGTCATGGAGGCCGAAGGAAAGCACTACATTACTGTCTATGTCGGTGCTAGGGTCAGGGAAGATAAAGGACAGCCCCAGCAGCCCCAG ATAATGGAACCCGAGAAGTGTGACGAATGGCGATGGATAAGTTGGGAAGATGTTCGGTCGTGGTTCAACAAACAGGTACAGACTGAGGGAATGGAAACCCGCGATGACCAACCAAAGCTATTCATTCCTCTGTTCAATCTCTTCCGACAACGGCCGACCTTTGACCCGAAAAAGAGTTATGATTCCGCACAAGCATAA
- the optD gene encoding uncharacterized protein has protein sequence MASKEQTQDHNVKTIHAGDHPEVEIGRLDELEVDLDSALEEHEYDYESEHSPFSEVRAVVPETDDPHMPVNTLRMWMLGVVFTILGSGINQFFSLRYPSVHIVSLVAELLAYPCGVFLARILPVMTVRCGPFGSFCLNPDRHFNIKEHAIIVIMSNVSFGYGSADSTNIIQASSSNFYNFGLKAGFSVLVVICAQLLGFGIAGLAAPWLVEPASIIWPGVLSNCAMLESLHSRVNPIANGWKISRLRFFLYVTATGFLWYFFPGLIFTALSYFTWICWIAPKNVIVNQLFGMQTGLGLSPITFDWSQVAYNTNPLLSPSWAAVNVFAGFAIFFWGVVPALYYTNTWYTAYLPMMTADVYDRTGAVYDTARVVSSQHTLDIDAYKQYSPPYLGATFAFVYGLSFASITSVLTHIAVWHKSDIWAAMKGKNKLDIHARLMKSYRKTPWYWYAAVIVIVTAIAIVLVEVYETKLPVYGVFLALIIPALYMVPCGIVQGITNVDANQLNVLSEFIGGYMFEGKPLANMLFKILSTDVVGQGVYFAMDMKLGHYLKIPPRLLFVAQGTATILGALTQAGVTLWMLGNIDGICTEDQPDGFSCPNGRTVYSSSVIWGLVGPRRLYSAGKIYSPLSHFFWIGALAPVVTYFLYKYTKRSIFKSMNWPLIFVGTWNVPPATGINYSSWALVNFAFNHVIKRRFFAWWTKYNYVLAAALDTGLALSGIVIFFCISYPGAVFPDWWGNTVYLNTADGQGVAWKPMPDVGYFGPPNGTWT, from the exons ATGGCTTCTAAGGAGCAAACTCAAGATCATAATGTCAAGACAATTCACGCCGGAGACCATCCGGAGGTAGAAATCGGACGCCTGGATGAACTTGAAGTCGATCTCGACTCTGCCTTGGAGGAACACGAGTATGACTACGAGTCGGAACACTCCCCGTTTTCTGAAG TCCGAGCAGTTGTTCCTGAAACTGACGACCCACACATGCCCGTCAATACGCTTCGGATGTGGATGCTCGGCGTGGTCTTCACCATCCTGGGTTCTGGGATCAATCAATTCTTCTCCCTCCGTTACCCATCTGTACACATTGTCTCGCTTGTTGCGGAGCTTCTTGCCTATCCATGTGGTGTCTTCCTCGCCAGAATTCTACCGGTAATGACGGTTCGTTGCGGACCATTTGGCTCTTTCTGCCTGAACCCAGATCGCCATTTCAATATCAAGGAACATGCCATCATCGTGATCATGAGTAATGTCTCTTTCGGGTACGGCAGTGCCGACTCGACCAACATCATTCAAGCCTCAAGCTCTAACTTCTACAACTTTGGTCTTAAAGCGGGCTTCTCGGTGCTTGTTGTGATCTGTGCCCAATTGTTAGGCTTTGGGATTGCTGGTTTAGCGGCACCATGGCTCGTGGAGCCCGCGAGCATTATATGGCCAGGGGTTCTATCCAACTGTGCAATGTTGGAATCCCTTCATTCTCGCGTCAACCCCATTGCGAACGGATGGAAGATCTCtcgcttgcgcttcttcctgTATGTCACTGCTACCGGTTTCCTGTGGTACTTCTTTCCCGGGCTCATTTTTACTGCCCTTTCCTATTTTACCTGGATCTGTTGGATTGCACCCAAAAACGTTATTGTCAATCAGCTTTTCGGCATGCAGACGGGACTGGGCCTGAGTCCCATCACTTTCGATTGGAGCCAAGTGGCGTACAATACGAATCCCCTCCTATCTCCATCTTGGGCAGCCGTCAACGTTTTCGCGGGCTTCGCAATTTTCTTCTGGGGTGTCGTTCCTGCCCTCTACTACACGAACACATGGTATACTGCTTACCTACCAATGATGACGGCGGACGTCTACGATCGAACAGGGGCCGTCTATGACACAGCTCGAGTGGTTAGCTCCCAACATACCCTGGATATCGATGCATACAAGCAGTATTCGCCTCCTTATCTAGGCGCCACATTCGCGTTCGTTTACGGACTCTCTTTCGCGTCGATCACGTCCGTCCTCACTCACATTGCAGTCTGGCATAAGAGCGACATCTGGGCTGCAATGAAGGGCAAAAACAAGCTAGACATCCACGCTCGGCTCATGAAATCATATAGGAAAACTCCCTGGTACTGGTATGCTGCCGTAATTGTGATAGTGACTGCTATCGCCATTGTACTGGTCGAGGTCTACGAAACCAAGCTTCCCGTCTACGGTGTTTTCCTGGCCCTCATCATCCCAGCCCTCTACATGGTGCCCTGCGGCATCGTCCAGGGAATCACCAACGTCGACGCCAACCAGCTCAATGTCCTCAGCGAGTTCATCGGCGGTTACATGTTCGAAGGAAAGCCCCTGGCCAATATGCTCTTTAAGATTCTCAGCACGGACGTGGTCGGCCAGGGCGTCTACTTCGCTATGGACATGAAACTGGGCCACTACCTGAAGATCCCTCCACGGCTGCTCTTTGTCGCGCAGGGGACCGCCACCATCCTCGGGGCCCTGACCCAGGCCGGCGTCACCCTCTGGATGCTCGGCAACATTGATGGCATATGCACCGAGGACCAACCAGACGGCTTTTCCTGCCCCAACGGCCGAACCGTgtactcctcctccgtcatTTGGGGTCTAGTCGGCCCGCGGCGCCTCTACTCCGCGGGGAAAATCTACTCGCCTCTCTCGCACTTCTTCTGGATCGGTGCCCTCGCTCCGGTAGTCACATACTTCCTGTACAAATACACAAAACGCAGCATCTTCAAGTCCATGAATTGGCCTCTCATCTTCGTGGGCACATGGAACGTTCCGCCAG CAACCGGTATCAACTATTCCAGCTGGGCCCTCGTCAACTTCGCCTTCAACCACGTCATCAAGCGCCGCTTCTTTGCTTGGTGGACAAAATACAATTACGTCCTTGCGGCTGCTCTCGACACCGGCCTTGCGCTTAGCGGCATCGTCATATTCTTCTGCATCTCGTATCCTGGTGCCGTGTTTCCCGACTGGTGGGGGAACACAGTATACCTCAACACGGCGGATGGACAGGGAGTCGCCTGGAAGCCGATGCCGGATGTTGGTTACTTTGGTCCACCGAATGGAACTTGGACCTGA
- a CDS encoding putative RNA annealing protein Yra1, which produces MSTKLDKSLDEILVNRRQNARRRTRRPAASKPGSAAVPVGGVKKNAKAAKPVAKGAQGGHPVATESKIMVSGLPSDVNEANIKEYFSKSAGPVKRVMLTYNQNGTSRGIASIVFSRPDTAAKAAKELNGLLVDGRPMKIEVVVDASHAPSVPAPKPLTERVAQVKSQPKPATAAKAANTTRGRGARRGRRGGGRSSNRPKPKTVEELDAEMVDYFASNENAGPADANAPAAANGAVQQPAAGGEDLGMAEIS; this is translated from the exons ATGTCTACCAAGCTGGACAAGTCTCTCGACGAGATCCTCGTCAACCGTCGTCAAAACGCTCGCCGCCGCACTCGTCGACCAGCTGCTTCAAAGCCTGGCAGTGCTGCCGTTCCAGTTGGAGgagtgaagaagaatgcAAAGGCTGCCAAACCTGTTGCAAAGGGCGCTCAGGGTGGACACCCGGTCGCAACAGAGAGCAAGATCATGGTCAGCGGCTTG CCCTCTGATGTGAATGAGGCCAATATCAAG GAATACTTCTCAAAATCCGCAGGTCCCGTCAAGCGAGTGATGCTCACTTACAACCAGAACGGCACCAGTCGTGGTATTGCTTCGATTGTCTTCAGCAGACCTGACACAGCCGCCAAGGCTGCCAAGGAGTTGAATGGCCTCCTTGTTGATGGAAGACCCATGAAG ATTGAAGTAGTGGTTGACGCTTCCCACGCTCCAAGCGTGCCAGCACCCAAGCCTCTTACAGAGCGCGTCGC TCAAGTTAAATCCCAGCCCAAGCCTGCCACGGCCGCCAAGGCCGCCAACACCACTCGGGGCCGTGGCGCACGCCGTGGCCGCCGTGGTGGTGGCCGCAGCTCAAACCGTCCTAAGCCGAAAACCGTCGAAGAGCTCGATGCCGAGATGGTTGACTACTTTGCTAGCAATGAGAATGCTGGCCCCGCAGATGCCAATGCCCCTGCCGCTGCAAACGGCGCTGTTCAGCAGCCTGCCGCCGGTGGTGAGGATCTTGGAATGGCCGAGATCTCT TAA
- a CDS encoding ESCRT-III subunit protein VPS24, whose protein sequence is MMEALKAVFFGPDPQAQIRKCNQLIRANTRQLDRDIAQLRNLESKTRQYIVNASRRAQRNPSQAKQATAETKTFARELVRIRKQSARLTTSRAQLQSVQMQVNEAFSMRKIQGSLKKSTGIMKDVNTLLRLPELTGTMRQLATELVRAGIIEEMVDDAIPNNELYEDEEDEAEAEVDKVLQEILQGKLSQAGEVKAEEPAEGEPAIEDQMEDQEAALEQMRGRLEALKS, encoded by the exons ATGATGGAGGCTCTTAAGGCAGTATTCTTCGGGCCAGATCCTCAAGCGCAA ATTAGGAAATGCAACCAACTCATACGTGCCAACACCCGTCAATTAGACCGCGACATTGCCCAGTTGAGGAATCTGGAAAGCAAGACACGGCAATACATCGTGAATGCGTCGCGCAGAGCTCAGCGAAACCCTTCGCAAGCAAAACAGGCGACTGCTGAGACAAAGACCTTTGCCCGGGAACTCGTTCGGATCCGCAAACAGTCCGCTCGTCTGACTACGAGTCGAGCCCAGCTTCAAAGTGTCCAGATGCAAGTGAATGAGGCATTTTCGATGCGTAAGATCCAAGGCAGTCTGAAGAAATCGACTGGAATTATGAAGGACGTCAATACATTGCTCCGACTGCCTGAATTGACAGGAACCATGCGGCAACTGGCGACGGAACTGGTGCGTGCCGGTATCATTGAAGAGATGGTGGACGACGCGATACCCAACAATGAACTCtatgaagacgaagaagatgaagccgaggCGGAGGTCGACAAGGTTCTACAGGAGATCTTGCAGGGCAAGCTTTCCCAGGCCGGAGAGGTCAAAGCTGAAGAACCAGCAGAAGGAGAGCCGGCTATTGAGGACCAGatggaagatcaagaagcgGCCCTGGAACAGATGAGAGGCCGATTGGAAGCTCTGAAAAGCTGA
- a CDS encoding transposase, whose translation MDQRGAAPRPSHVREMANILLAQRGSTPTQTVGEKWVYNFINRHDEIKTRFSRRYNHQRAKCEDPKIILEWFNRVQITIMQHGITLEDIYNFDETGFAMGLVATAKVVTRAEMLSRPFLIQPGNREWVTSIECINSTGWVLPPCIIFKGKVHIEGWYQDTALPADWRIESLFLLLPVVQLPLDVGCFSPLKRAYGRLIEDKMRLGFNHIDKFDFLEAYPQAHRVLSQLNIQLRTPTPPGSRSTNSVPKTPYNLKQLKKQETTLKKLLRERTYSPPTPTKVVLGQIIKGCEMAMNNAALLAKENHDLRAAHEKHL comes from the exons atggatcaacgtggagcggctccccgaccgtcccatgtacgagaaatggcgaatatcctgcttgcgcagcgtggttcaactcctacccagactgttggagagaaatgggtatataacttcattaatcggcatgatgagatcaaaacccgattctctaggcgctataaccaccagcgtgctaaatgtgaagacccaaagattatcctggaatggttcaatcgtgtccagatcacaataatgcagcatgggattacactggaagatatctacaactttgatgaaactggctttgcaatgggcttagtagctactgctaaggtagttacaagagctgagatgcttagtcggcccttccttatccagccagggaaccgcgaatgggttacctctatagagtgtattaactctactggctgggtgcttccaccatgcattatcttcaagggaaaggtccatattgagggctggtatcaagatacagccttaccagcagactggcggatcgag tctttattcctgctactaccagtcgtacaactg cctctagatgttggctgtttctctcctcttaagcgtgcgtatggccgcttgattgaggataagatgcggcttggtttcaaccatattgacaagtttgatttccttgaggcctatccacaagctc atcgggtgctcagtcagcttaatatccagcttagaacacctacaccaccaggcagccgatcaactaattctgtcccaaaaacaccttacaatctcaagcagctgaagaagcaggaaactacgcttaagaagctacttagggagcgtacatacagccctcctacccctacaaaggttgtgctaggtcagattatcaaggggtgtgagatggcaatgaataacgctgcccttcttgcaaaggaaaatcatgatctacgtgctgcacatgaaaagcacctttaa
- the wos2 gene encoding Hsp90 cochaperone SBA1 — MSQLTPEVTWAQRSSSSDPERNYLYVNIKTPDVAKSAADLKITPTNVSFTGETNKGVKYHVSLDLYAEIDPENSKVNHTDREVELVLRKKELKEEYWPRLVKDTQKLHFLKTDFDKWVDEDEQDEAGDDDYANNFGGFEGLDQGGLGNIDFSKLGANLGGGAEGEGAEGDESDEEMPELEGDSKAEGAEGEAKSSKIQEVS, encoded by the exons ATGTCTCAACTCACTCCTGAAG TTACATGGGCCCAGCGCTCATCCAGCTCAGACCCTGAGCGCAACTACCTCTACGTCAACATCAAGACCCCCGATGTCGCGAAGTCGGCCGCGGATCTCAAGATCACCCCTACTAATGTCTCATTCACTGGAGAGACCAACAAGGGCGTAAAATACCACGTCTCTCTCGACCTATACGCCGAGATCGACCCTGAAAACAGCAAGGTCAACCACACTGACCGCGAGGTCGAGCTGGTATTGCGGAAGAAGGAGCTTAAGGAGGAGTACTGGCCCCGTCTGGTGAAGGACACACAGAAGCTCCACTTCTTGAAGACGGATTTCGACAAG TGGGTTGACGAGGATGAGCAAGATGAGGCTGGCGACGATGACTATGCAAATAACTTTGGTGGATTCGAGGGGCTTGACCAGGGCGGTCTTGGAAACATCGATTTCTCCAAGCTCGGTGCCAACCTTGGCGGGGGCGCCGAGGGCGAAGGTGCCGAGGGCGACGAATCG GACGAGGAAATGCCCGAGCTCGAGGGTGACAGCAAGGCCGAGGGAGCCGAGGGAGAGGCCAAGTCCTCTAAGATCCAGGAAGTCTCTTAA